A window of Thermococcus aggregans contains these coding sequences:
- a CDS encoding nicotinate phosphoribosyltransferase, whose translation MRDFYIAHEDEIKAGKTTDVYFIRTKKILEEKGIHKKVFADISTTSLPKGWKWGVLAGVEEVAKLLEGHPVNVYSMPEGTIFHPYEPVMQIEGYYKEFGIFETALLGMLSQASGIATAALRVKIAAKFKPVYSFGIRHMHPAIAPMIDRSAFIGGCDGVSGVLGAEMIGEKPVGTMPHALILTIGDQVKAWKYFDEVMPEDVPRVALVDTLCDEKLEALMAAEALGERLAAVRLDTPSSRRGNFRRIVEEVRWELDLRGYEHVKIFLSGGLDEESLQELADVADAFGVGGSIASAKPIDFSLDIVEVEGKPLTKRGKLSGRKQVYRCENGHYHRVPAEKKLEKCPVCGAKVEPLLRPLIENGEIVAELPKAREIREYVLEQAKKFGLTLD comes from the coding sequence ATGAGAGATTTTTACATAGCCCATGAGGATGAGATAAAAGCCGGAAAGACCACTGATGTTTATTTCATCAGAACCAAAAAGATACTTGAGGAAAAAGGAATCCACAAGAAAGTCTTTGCCGATATCTCCACAACTTCCCTTCCAAAAGGCTGGAAATGGGGAGTTTTAGCGGGAGTTGAAGAAGTCGCAAAGCTCTTAGAAGGACATCCAGTAAACGTTTACTCTATGCCCGAGGGGACAATATTCCACCCATATGAGCCCGTAATGCAGATTGAAGGCTACTACAAAGAATTCGGAATCTTTGAAACTGCACTTCTCGGAATGCTGAGTCAAGCAAGCGGAATAGCAACAGCCGCACTTAGAGTCAAAATAGCGGCAAAGTTCAAGCCAGTTTACTCCTTTGGTATAAGGCACATGCACCCCGCAATAGCTCCTATGATTGACCGCTCAGCATTCATAGGGGGCTGCGATGGAGTTAGCGGCGTTTTAGGAGCCGAGATGATCGGAGAAAAGCCAGTTGGGACAATGCCTCACGCGTTAATCCTAACGATTGGTGATCAGGTAAAGGCATGGAAATACTTCGACGAGGTTATGCCAGAAGATGTGCCAAGGGTAGCGCTCGTTGATACCCTTTGCGATGAGAAGTTAGAGGCTTTAATGGCGGCTGAAGCGTTAGGAGAAAGGCTGGCCGCGGTAAGACTTGACACACCGAGTTCAAGAAGAGGGAACTTTAGACGCATAGTAGAGGAAGTAAGATGGGAACTGGATTTGAGAGGCTACGAGCACGTTAAGATATTTTTAAGCGGTGGACTGGACGAAGAAAGCCTTCAAGAACTTGCAGACGTAGCGGATGCCTTTGGTGTTGGAGGAAGCATAGCAAGTGCAAAACCAATAGACTTCTCCCTTGACATAGTTGAAGTCGAAGGAAAGCCGCTAACAAAGAGAGGAAAGCTTAGCGGAAGAAAACAGGTGTACAGGTGTGAAAACGGACACTACCACAGAGTTCCAGCAGAGAAAAAGCTCGAAAAATGCCCAGTCTGTGGGGCAAAAGTTGAACCACTCCTTAGACCGCTCATCGAAAATGGAGAAATAGTCGCGGAACTTCCAAAAGCCAGAGAGATCAGGGAATACGTGCTTGAACAGGCGAAAAAGTTTGGGCTGACATTAGATTAA
- a CDS encoding NAD(P)-dependent malic enzyme — MRINEEQRTNLARDALEYHRNNFPGNGKIEVIPKVKIEDFYDLSLAYTPGVAEPCKAIANGESYEEYTVIPNTVAVVTDGSAVLGLGDIGVLAGMPVMEGKCVLFKALAGVDAFPILIDSKDVEDIVRTVKLISKGFGGINLEDISAPRCFEIEERLKNELDIPVFHDDQHGTAVVTLAGLMNALKLVGKSFKDIKIAISGAGAAGIAIAKLLHHVGVREIVMVDRKGIIHEGREDLNPYKREVAKFNIHNIEGDLSKALEGADVFIGVSAGNIVTEDMIKKMADDAIVFAMANPIPEIMPEKAKKAGARIVATGRSDYPNQINNVLGFPGIFRGALDVRAREITLTMNIAAAKAIAECVSDEELSEDYIIPTPLHPDVYPKEARAVAEQAIKDGIARRKISGEWVEEHTVKLREFYQRYIAPINRERKKLNFL, encoded by the coding sequence ATGAGGATTAACGAAGAACAAAGGACAAACCTTGCAAGGGATGCGCTTGAATACCACCGGAATAATTTTCCCGGAAATGGGAAAATAGAAGTCATCCCAAAGGTTAAGATCGAGGATTTCTATGACTTAAGTTTGGCCTACACTCCAGGTGTCGCTGAACCTTGTAAGGCTATAGCAAACGGCGAAAGTTACGAAGAATACACCGTTATCCCTAACACTGTGGCCGTAGTTACGGACGGCTCTGCGGTGCTTGGGCTCGGGGACATAGGAGTTTTAGCCGGAATGCCCGTGATGGAAGGTAAATGCGTCCTATTCAAGGCATTGGCTGGAGTGGATGCTTTTCCTATACTCATTGACAGCAAGGACGTAGAGGACATCGTAAGAACAGTTAAGCTGATTTCAAAGGGCTTTGGGGGCATAAATCTGGAAGACATCTCCGCACCAAGATGCTTTGAAATTGAGGAGAGGCTTAAGAATGAGCTTGATATCCCGGTTTTTCATGACGACCAGCACGGCACGGCTGTTGTAACTCTTGCTGGCTTAATGAACGCACTCAAGCTTGTTGGAAAGAGCTTCAAAGACATAAAAATCGCCATAAGTGGTGCTGGTGCTGCGGGAATCGCTATAGCGAAGCTTTTGCATCATGTCGGGGTTAGAGAGATAGTTATGGTTGATAGAAAGGGGATAATCCACGAAGGCAGAGAGGATTTAAATCCCTACAAAAGGGAAGTTGCCAAGTTTAACATCCACAATATAGAAGGAGACCTCTCAAAGGCACTTGAAGGAGCCGACGTTTTCATAGGTGTAAGCGCTGGCAACATCGTTACGGAGGATATGATTAAAAAGATGGCAGATGATGCCATAGTCTTTGCAATGGCGAATCCTATTCCAGAGATAATGCCTGAAAAGGCCAAAAAAGCTGGGGCAAGAATAGTCGCAACAGGTAGGAGCGACTATCCAAATCAAATCAACAACGTTTTGGGCTTTCCCGGAATTTTTAGAGGGGCTTTAGACGTTAGAGCAAGGGAAATAACCTTAACCATGAACATAGCGGCTGCTAAAGCGATAGCAGAGTGTGTAAGTGATGAAGAGCTATCTGAAGACTACATAATTCCCACTCCCTTGCATCCTGATGTGTACCCAAAAGAAGCGAGGGCAGTTGCGGAGCAAGCTATAAAGGATGGGATCGCAAGAAGGAAAATCAGCGGAGAATGGGTGGAAGAGCATACAGTAAAGCTAAGGGAGTTCTACCAGCGTTATATTGCCCCGATAAATAGGGAAAGAAAAAAGCTAAACTTCCTTTAG
- a CDS encoding ferredoxin — MKVSVDKDACIGCGVCASVCPDVFEIGDDGKAKVIAPETDLECAKEAAESCPVGAITVE; from the coding sequence ATGAAGGTTAGTGTTGATAAGGACGCATGCATTGGATGTGGAGTATGTGCAAGCGTCTGCCCAGACGTTTTTGAGATAGGCGACGATGGAAAAGCTAAGGTAATCGCACCTGAGACCGACCTCGAGTGCGCAAAAGAGGCAGCAGAGAGCTGCCCAGTCGGAGCAATCACAGTTGAGTGA
- the dph5 gene encoding diphthine synthase, with the protein MVIYFIGLGLYDEKDITLKGLEIARKCDLVFAEFYTSLLAGTNIEKIEKLIGKPITLLNREDVELNFEKIVLSEAKTKDVAFLTAGDPMVATTHADLRIRAKQMGIESYVIHAPSIYSAVAITGLQIYKFGKSATVACPEKNWFPTSHYDTIKENKERGLHTLLFLDIKADQGKYMTANEAMEILLQVEEKKKEGVFTKDTLVVVLARAGSLNPTIKAGYVKDMIKEDFGKQPHVLIVPGRLHIVEAEYLVAFANAPEEILKEV; encoded by the coding sequence ATGGTGATATATTTCATAGGGCTCGGACTTTACGATGAAAAGGACATCACCCTTAAAGGACTGGAAATAGCGAGAAAGTGTGATTTGGTGTTTGCAGAGTTCTACACGTCTCTCCTAGCTGGTACAAACATAGAGAAAATAGAGAAGCTGATAGGAAAACCAATAACGCTCCTAAACAGAGAAGACGTTGAACTGAACTTTGAGAAGATAGTCCTGAGTGAAGCAAAAACCAAAGATGTGGCTTTTCTAACCGCTGGAGACCCAATGGTGGCAACTACTCACGCGGATCTAAGAATAAGGGCAAAGCAAATGGGAATAGAGAGCTACGTTATACATGCACCATCCATATATTCGGCCGTTGCTATAACGGGGCTTCAAATCTATAAGTTCGGAAAGAGTGCAACAGTCGCTTGCCCAGAGAAAAATTGGTTCCCCACAAGCCACTACGACACGATCAAAGAAAACAAAGAACGCGGCCTTCATACGCTCCTTTTCCTGGACATTAAGGCAGACCAAGGAAAGTACATGACTGCTAATGAGGCAATGGAGATCCTCCTTCAAGTAGAGGAAAAGAAAAAAGAGGGAGTCTTTACCAAAGATACCCTAGTTGTGGTCCTCGCAAGAGCAGGCTCCCTAAATCCGACGATCAAAGCCGGTTACGTAAAAGATATGATAAAGGAGGACTTTGGAAAGCAGCCGCATGTTCTAATAGTGCCCGGAAGGCTACACATAGTAGAGGCGGAATACCTGGTAGCCTTTGCCAATGCTCCCGAGGAGATACTAAAGGAAGTTTAG
- a CDS encoding NCS2 family permease, translating to MEALEKYFEFEKYKTDMRTEILAGITTFMTMAYILFVNPAILSDAMGKEAFNSLVAVTALAAGISTIIMGIYAKKPFALAPGMGLNAYFAYSVVLGMGYDWRVALAAVFVEGILFILLTVTKVRSAIIHAIPLSQKYAVGAGIGLFLTLIGLNDVGLLTAVVNENGALKLTGFNASALATKAGVLFLFGLFLAAVLISLRVKGALLISILTTSILGWISGAAPWPEHIFSRPDISYTFLKLDLQGLLNVGAIGVVFAFFMVDFFDTLGTVTGLSAKAGFLTKDGKVPDAEKVLLTDAIGTTLGALLGTSTVTTYIESAAGIEEGGRTGMTALVTGLLFLAIGLFIAPVAQAIPAFATAPALVIVGYYMLGAIREVDFDDPSEAIPAFLVLITIPYTYSIANGIGMGFISYTIIKLLSGRGKEVHPLMYVLALIFIGYFAYLGGLL from the coding sequence ATGGAGGCTCTTGAGAAATATTTCGAGTTTGAGAAGTACAAAACCGATATGAGGACCGAAATACTCGCGGGAATAACCACTTTCATGACGATGGCATACATTCTCTTCGTAAACCCCGCAATCCTCAGTGATGCAATGGGAAAAGAAGCCTTCAACTCACTTGTGGCAGTAACAGCACTTGCAGCTGGGATTTCCACCATAATAATGGGAATTTACGCCAAAAAGCCCTTCGCATTGGCTCCAGGAATGGGGCTGAATGCATACTTTGCCTACAGCGTCGTGCTCGGAATGGGCTACGACTGGAGAGTAGCCCTTGCAGCAGTTTTCGTTGAGGGAATACTTTTCATACTGCTCACAGTCACCAAGGTTAGAAGCGCAATAATCCATGCAATCCCACTAAGCCAGAAATATGCCGTTGGGGCTGGAATAGGGCTTTTCTTGACACTTATAGGACTCAACGATGTTGGCCTTCTAACAGCAGTCGTTAATGAGAATGGAGCACTTAAACTCACAGGGTTTAATGCCTCAGCGCTTGCTACAAAAGCTGGCGTGTTATTCCTATTTGGCCTCTTCTTGGCAGCAGTCCTCATAAGTCTCAGGGTGAAGGGTGCTCTATTGATTTCAATCCTCACCACAAGCATTTTAGGTTGGATAAGTGGAGCCGCCCCTTGGCCAGAGCACATATTTTCACGCCCGGACATAAGCTACACCTTCCTAAAGCTCGACCTTCAAGGGTTACTCAACGTTGGAGCTATAGGTGTTGTATTTGCGTTCTTCATGGTTGACTTCTTCGACACCCTTGGAACGGTGACGGGGCTAAGTGCCAAAGCAGGATTCCTAACAAAAGACGGCAAAGTACCAGATGCAGAGAAAGTCCTCTTGACAGATGCAATAGGCACAACCCTCGGAGCACTTCTTGGAACATCAACGGTAACCACGTATATAGAAAGCGCCGCGGGAATTGAAGAGGGTGGAAGAACCGGAATGACTGCTTTGGTAACAGGTTTGCTGTTCCTCGCAATAGGATTGTTCATAGCACCAGTCGCACAAGCCATCCCAGCGTTTGCCACTGCACCTGCCTTGGTTATAGTGGGTTACTACATGCTCGGCGCAATAAGGGAAGTTGACTTTGATGACCCAAGTGAGGCAATCCCAGCATTCCTAGTGCTTATCACCATCCCATACACATATTCAATAGCGAATGGAATAGGAATGGGCTTCATAAGCTACACAATAATAAAGCTGCTCAGCGGAAGAGGAAAAGAAGTGCACCCACTAATGTACGTGCTAGCATTAATCTTCATTGGCTACTTTGCTTACTTGGGAGGACTCCTCTGA
- the bpsA gene encoding N(4)-bis(aminopropyl)spermidine synthase, producing the protein MKAIVERVREKTPIPVYERTIENVLSAILASKDPWRIVDLSEEPLPLVVAVVEALHELGYVEFKDGILLTQKGKELVEKYGIGKREDYTCKHCQGKTVELNAFSDLLEEFKEIVKNRPQPKHEFDQAYVTPETTVARVALMHTRGDLENKEVFVLGDDDLTSIALMLSGLPKRIAVLDIDERLVKFIEKTAEEIGYNNVEIFTFDLRKPLPDYALRKFDTFITDPPETVDAVRAFVGRGIATLKGPGCAGYFGITRRESSIDKWHQIEKLLITEFNVVITDIIRNFNEYVNWGYMEETRAWRLLPVKTMPTYNWYKSYMFRIQTIEGSKGYEEEITVGQELYDDEESSTT; encoded by the coding sequence ATGAAAGCGATTGTTGAGAGAGTTAGAGAGAAAACCCCGATACCAGTTTATGAGAGAACAATTGAAAACGTGTTAAGTGCTATCCTTGCGAGCAAGGATCCTTGGAGGATAGTAGACCTTAGCGAAGAGCCACTTCCCCTCGTAGTTGCGGTGGTTGAAGCACTTCACGAGTTAGGTTATGTGGAGTTCAAAGACGGGATACTCCTTACTCAGAAAGGGAAGGAGCTCGTGGAGAAGTATGGAATCGGAAAGAGAGAGGACTACACCTGTAAACACTGCCAAGGAAAAACCGTTGAGCTCAATGCTTTTAGCGATCTCCTTGAGGAGTTTAAAGAAATTGTCAAAAACAGGCCCCAGCCAAAGCATGAGTTTGATCAGGCTTATGTAACTCCAGAAACAACAGTTGCAAGAGTTGCCCTGATGCACACTAGGGGAGACCTCGAGAACAAGGAAGTTTTTGTTCTGGGAGATGACGATTTAACGAGCATTGCTTTAATGCTTTCAGGCCTTCCAAAGAGGATTGCTGTTCTTGATATTGACGAGAGGCTTGTTAAGTTCATCGAGAAGACTGCCGAGGAAATTGGTTACAACAACGTGGAGATATTCACCTTTGACCTTAGGAAGCCCTTGCCAGACTACGCCCTAAGGAAGTTCGATACCTTCATCACTGATCCTCCCGAGACAGTCGATGCAGTTAGGGCTTTCGTTGGAAGAGGAATTGCAACCCTCAAAGGGCCTGGTTGTGCAGGTTACTTTGGAATCACGAGAAGAGAAAGCTCAATTGACAAGTGGCACCAGATAGAGAAGCTCCTCATAACGGAGTTCAACGTGGTCATAACAGATATAATAAGGAACTTCAATGAGTACGTCAACTGGGGATATATGGAGGAAACAAGGGCTTGGAGGCTTCTACCAGTAAAGACCATGCCCACATACAACTGGTATAAGAGCTACATGTTTAGAATTCAAACCATTGAAGGCTCTAAAGGTTATGAAGAGGAAATCACAGTTGGTCAAGAACTTTATGACGACGAGGAAAGTTCAACTACCTGA
- a CDS encoding 6-pyruvoyl trahydropterin synthase family protein: MKARIREKFTFDAAHAVKINGELEEIHGHTFRGEIFIEGEVKEGYIMDFLELRKILDNAIAPLRHKNLNKIFENPTTENIALWIAEQVKKGLPQGIRLHKIVLWEGDDNGVEFEF, from the coding sequence ATGAAAGCTAGGATTAGGGAAAAGTTCACTTTCGATGCCGCCCATGCGGTAAAGATAAACGGGGAACTTGAAGAGATTCACGGACACACTTTCAGAGGCGAAATTTTCATTGAAGGAGAAGTAAAGGAAGGATACATAATGGATTTTTTGGAACTTAGGAAGATATTAGACAATGCTATTGCTCCGTTAAGACATAAAAATCTAAACAAAATCTTCGAGAACCCTACAACAGAGAACATTGCCCTATGGATTGCGGAACAAGTTAAGAAAGGCTTGCCCCAAGGGATTAGGCTGCATAAAATTGTTCTGTGGGAAGGAGATGATAACGGTGTTGAATTTGAGTTCTAA